A DNA window from Gasterosteus aculeatus chromosome 16, fGasAcu3.hap1.1, whole genome shotgun sequence contains the following coding sequences:
- the heg1 gene encoding protein HEG, which yields METWSLPRLLCASLSVLLLGLPGPLWAGTPAANGTDPVTAGFYYSTAGGELGGAAGGETSTSHSTESLSASQRNILLTRSAAGGRAATEQPQTFTETSSRSREDIIHSTEPLASTLVVATTETSSSRRGWGDVSVTDQASGASPAVSQEASPRVSTAKEDRLPRDSSDTILQPGEASAGAQPPHTDRAYTSTAISRAGERTLLSVTSSSSSSSSSSSSSSSFFSPSSNGTSSASTQDSSSRRPPSTWGVSAGATDTEDYTHSAPSTRTNSQDTTDQHMTRSSHGLYPETGSAGGSGGTQSLTGQLNATRRHVTSTPAETSDWPPPPPPPLGVTEPGADPSERSAASSAPTLSSSSLPPASLPPPAPGPTDPPGTEQESDFGVSTSPEPSTAAHRSSPRVQEGTEGVSSQTREGSGGSGLTAAPATVSSATSGAGETPTDAPALVSEVSVTPTPVGVTDRSQMTEEDTFKAAASTIVPTTPPLTPATPSSIFSSSASGSTPGSPTEAPTARTTSSSTSSTTSSTTSSTPALLTSATRPTPSASTQQDSTQEPSTRMANPTQRAATSTGTPGFATTLGRHVAATSTSTRGAPTEGTAPAQTTGRQAARRSTEAAGTTSPTAAPTPPSNPCVSNPCVNGGMCVSSKGHRFICHCQQAWAGPTCNQDVDECKRDPCPAGSRCVNTRGSFSCECPVGFDLEDGRTCTRAKAFLGTFSVNRLPHDPVIKSFKSETMHEIQREIIQLLNASLSVLRGYSRSTLSKKGEDGVRISAVNMFSITADVTGAEVYNSIQMSLSNCSSSLAHCRMVLHHQLSYHVESLCVAQRTQCDTERSTCTDNSGTANCQCLQGYYKHNPDDLSCLDCGDGYKLENGTCHPCVFGFGGFNCGNFYKLIAIVVSPAGGALLLILVIALIVTCCKKDKNDINKIIFKSGDLQMSPYADFPKNNRISTEWGRETIEMQESGSTKNLLQMTDIYYSPALRNSDLDRNGLYPFAGLPGSRHSCIYPAQWNPSFISDDSRRRDYF from the exons ATGGAAACGTGGTCGTTGCCTCGGCTCCTGTGCGCGTCTCTGTCGGTCCTCCTGCTCGGTCTGCCGGGGCCCCTCTGGGCAGGGACCCCCGCCGCCAACGGCACGGATCCGGTGACCGCGGGATTCTATTATTCCACCGCCGGGGGTGAACTCGGTGGCGCGGCCGGCGGCGAGACGTCAACCTCGCACTCCACGGAGAGTCTCTCGGCATCGCAGAGGAACATCCTGCTGACGCGCAGCGCCGCCGGGGGCCGCGCGG cCACAGAACAGCCACAAACCTTCACAGAAACAAGCAGCCGGTCCCGAGAGGACATTATTCATTCTACCGAACCACTCGCCTCCACCCTGGTTGTAGCCACGACggagaccagcagcagcaggaggggcTGGGGGGACGTCTCCGTCACAGACCAGGCGTCCGGCGCCTCTCCGGCTGTGTCCCAGGAGGCGAGTCCCCGGGTGTCGACGGCGAAGGAGGACCGACTCCCCCGGGACAGCTCGGACACCATCCTCCAACCAGGGGAAGCCTCCGCCGGCGCCCAGCCGCCACACACCGACCGCGCGTACACCTCCACCGCCATCAGCCGCGCTGGGGAGAGGACGCTGCTGtccgtcacctcctcctcctcctcctcctcctcctcctcctcctcctcctcctccttcttctccccctccagCAACGGCACATCCTCCGCCTCGACGCAGGACTCCAGCTCCCGTCGGCCCCCCTCCACCTGGGGGGTTTCTGCTGGGGCCACAGACACTGAGGACTACACCCACAGCGCCCCGTCCACCAGGACCAACAGTCAGGACACGACGGACCAGCACATGACCCGCTCCTCTCACGGGCTGTATCCCGAGACGGGGAGCGCGGGGGGGTCAGGAGGAACCCAAAGTCTAACCGGGCAACTCAACGCCACCCGTCGCCATGTCACCTCGACGCCAGCGGAGACGTCCGactggccgccgccgccgccgccccccctcggAGTGACCGAGCCCGGCGCCGATCCGTCGGAACGGTCGGCCGCCTCATCCGCTCCCACCCTTAGTTCTTCAagcctccctcccgcctccctcccgcctcccgcccCGGGGCCCACCGACCCCCCAGGGACGGAGCAGGAGTCGGACTTCGGCGTCTCGACCTCCCCCGAGCCCTCCACCGCCGCTCACAGATCCAGCCCTCGGGTCCAGGAGGGTACCGAGGGGGTTTCATCCCAGACCAGGGAGGGCAGCGGGGGCTCGGGCCTGACCGCCGCGCCGGCAACCGTCAGCAGCGCTACGTCTGGGGCAGGCGAGACTCCGACGGACGCGCCGGCGCTGGTTTCTGAGGTCTCCGTCACCCCCACACCTGTCGGTGTGACAGACAG ATCACAGATGACGGAGGAAGACACTTTCAAAGCCGCTGCGTCCACCATCGtccccaccacccctcccctTACACCCGCAACCCCGTCCTCCATATTTAGCAGCTCCGCCAGCGGCTCTACCCCGGGGTCACCTACAGAGGCCCCGACCGCCCGCACCACATCCTCCAGTACATCCTCCACCACATCCTCCACCACATCCTCCACCCCGGCCCTCCTGACCTCCGCGACGCGGCCGACTCCCAGTGCGTCGACCCAGCAGGACTCAACTCAGGAGCCCTCGACCCGGATGGCCAATCCCACCCAGCGGGCGGCAACGAGCACGGGCACACCGGGATTCGCCACCACTCTCGGCCGGCACGTCGCCgcaacctccacctccacccgcgGCGCCCCAACCGAGGGAACAGCGCCTGCGCAGACCACGGGGAGACAGGCGGCCAGAAGGAGCACAGAGGCCGCGGGGACGACGTCACCCACCGCGGCGCCGACGCCCCCGA GCAACCCATGCGTGTCGAACCCCTGCGTGAACGGAGGGATGTGTGTGAGCTCTAAAGGGCATCGATTCATCTGCCACTGTCAGCAGGCATGGGCAGGGCCGACCTGCAACCAGG ATGTGGATGAGTGTAAGAGGGACCCCTGCCCCGCCGGCTCCCGGTGTGTCAACACACGAGGTTCCTTTAGCTGCGAATGTCCGGTCGGGTTCGACCTGGAGGATGGACGCACATGCActagag CGAAGGCGTTCCTGGGAACATTCAGCGTCAACAGGCTGCCACATGACCCTGTTATCAAGAGTTTCAAGAGCGAGACCATGCATGAGATCCAGAGAGAGATCATCCAGctg CTCAATGCTTCGTTGTCAGTCCTCCGAGGATACAGCCGCTCAACGCTGAGTAAGAA AGGAGAGGACGGCGTTCGTATCTCAGCTGTCAACATGTTTTCCATTACCGCCGATGTGACGGGCGCCGAGGTCTACAACAGCATCCAGATGTCTCTCAGCAACTGCAGCTCCTCATTGGCTCACTGCCGGATGGTCCTGCACCACCAGCTCAGTTACCACG TGGAAAGTCTGTGTGTCGCCCAGAGGACTCAGTGTGATACGGAGCGCTCCACCTGCACGGACAACAGCGGCACGGCCAACTGCCAGTGTCTCCAAGGTTACTACAAGCACAACCCCGACGACCTGTCCTGCTTAG ATTGTGGAGATGGCTACAAGCTGGAAAATGGAACCTGTCATCC TTGCGTGTTTGGATTTGGAGGATTTAACTGTGGAAACT tttACAAGCTGATCGCAATCGTGGTGTCGCCTGCGGGAGGCgctctgctcctcatcctcgtcATCGCTCTCATTGTCACCTGTTGCAA GAAAGACAAGAACGACATCAACAAGATCATCTTTAAAAGTGGAGACCTTCAGATGTCCCCATACGCGGACTTCCCCAAAAATAACCGCATATCCACGGAGTGGGGCAGGGAGACCATCGAGATGCAAGAGAGCGGCAGCACCAAGAACCTGCTGCAGATGACTGACATTTACTACTCT CCTGCGCTGCGTAACTCGGACCTGGACAGGAACGGCCTGTATCCGTTCGCGGGTCTGCCGGGTTCCCGCCACTCGTGCATCTACCCGGCCCAGTGGAACCCCTCCTTCATCAGCGACGATTCACGGAGACGGGACTACTTCTGA
- the slc12a8 gene encoding solute carrier family 12 member 8 isoform X1, whose translation METLPIGWTVCHTCDQKGDVAALLNGGVADTNTNTHVHDLFHEDAQGFQPCRQPWWRIKLFVWEPVLFGTWDGVFTTCMINIFGVVLFLRTGYLVGNTGVLLGMLLVSLVVLVALVTVMSGIGVCEHCGVGSGGIYSMISIVLGGRLGGTVGLLYVFGQCVAGAMYLTGFSESVAELLGLQSQWAVRGMSAAVLLALLGINLAGVKWIVRLQLLLLAVLAVSTLDFVIGTFAHLDPENGFVGYSAALLRSNTMPDYTPGENFFTVFGVFFPAATGVMAGFNMSSDLQRPEHNIPVGTLAAVFTSWFLYLVFVFLLGAICTREALRYDFLIAEKVSLVGFLFLLGLYISSLASCMGGLYGAPRILQCIAQERVIPALAFLGRGKGPNKTPVAAIFLTSLLTMAFIFIGQVNVLAPIVTINFMLTYSFIDYSFFSVAMTFQLQAKEKRETLVQAETNRRGSARQSSTPLIEDNLLRYGSEGESPRGKGTLLEFTRDMDQIFPAVADVDAGAENASPTQGLSGQREGGKTSGTAKQKLMNSFGLDLNSNVFSEESGEEAEAQRGGAEPAAREEPPVEPRRCSAVDHEEPDPYADPHRHGAGFGGKAEHQSFDIRPMQDSLHAKFCNPWAALIGALSSVLIMFIIQWVYALANIVFALLLFFYIGRTSPGLPTGIAARFSFFTWLRTTLNSIFRKKGCPRDEIVVTPSLSGFGLKTKQLTEENADFASRHRYHQSSFIRVNKMVQPPLTD comes from the exons ATGGAAACCTTGCCAATAGGTTGGACTGTATGTCACACCTGTGACCAGAAGGGAGACGTGGCAGCGCTGTTGAACGGGGGTGTTGCTGACaccaatacaaacacacacgtccatGATTTGTTTCATGAAGATGCACAA GGTTTCCAGCCGTGCCGCCAGCCGTGGTGGAggatcaaactgtttgtgtgggagCCGGTGCTCTTTGGTACCTGGGATGGAGTCTTCACCACCTGCATGATCAACATCTTTGGTGTGGTGCTGTTCTTACGCACCGGCTACCTGGTG GGGAACACCGGCGTGCTGCTCGGGATGCTGCTCGTCTCCTTGGTCGTGCTAGTGGCTTTAGTGACGGTGATGTCGGGGATTGGGGTGTGCGAGCACTGCGGCGTCGGGAGTGGAGGAATCTACTCCATGATCTCCATCGTCCTGGGCGGCAGGCTCGGGGGCACAGTGGGCCTGCTCTATGTGTTCGGACAG TGCGTAGCCGGGGCCATGTACCTCACGGGATTCTCCGAGTCGGTGGCCGAGCTGCTCGGCCTGCAGAGCCAGTGGGCGGTGCGGGGCATGTCGGCTGCGGTGCTGCTGGCCCTGCTTGGAATCAACCTGGCAGGCGTGAAGTGGATCGTCcgactccagctgctgctgctggctgtgcTGGCTGTCTCCACACTGGACTTTGTCATCGGCACCTTCGCACACCTCGATCCAG AAAATGGTTTCGTCGGTTATTCAGCCGCGCTGCTGCGCAGCAACACGATGCCAGACTACACCCCGGGGGAGAACTTCTTCACCGTCTTTGGGGTCTTCTTCCCTGCTGCTACAG ggGTTATGGCAGGCTTCAACATGAGCTCAGACCTTCAGCGGCCCGAACACAACATCCCCGTGGGAACGCTGGCAGCTGTCTTCACCTC gtggTTCCTGTATCtggtctttgtcttcctcctgGGCGCCATCTGCACCAGAGAAGCTCTGCGCTATGACTTCTTGATAGCAGAAAAG gTCTCCTTGGTGggcttcctctttctgctggGCCTCTACATCTCCTCCCTGGCTTCCTGCATGGGCGGCCTGTACGGGGCACCCAGGATCCTCCAGTGCATCGCCCAAGAGAGGGTCATCCCCGCGCTGGCCTTCCTGGGAAGAGGG AAAGGCCCAAACAAGACTCCTGTGGCGGCCATCTTTCTGACCAGCCTGCTCACCATGGCCTTCATCTTCATCGGTCAGGTCAACGTGCTGGCCCCCATCGTCACCATAAACTTCATGCTCACCTACAGTTTCATCGACTACTCCTTCTTCAGCGTGGCCATGACCTTCCAGCTGCAGGCCAAAGAGAAGCGGGAAACCCTCGTCCAGGCCGAAACGAACCGCCGCGGGTCGGCCAGGCAGAGCTCGACGCCTCTCATCGAGGACAATCTTCTTCGCTATGGGAGCGAAGGCGAGAGTCCGCGGGGTAAAGGCACGCTGTTGGAGTTCACCAGGGACATGGACCAGATCTTTCCCGCCGTGGCAGATGTGGACGCCGGGGCTGAGAATGCCTCCCCCACGCAAGGGCTGAGCGGTCAACGTGAGGGCGGCAAGACCAGCGGCACCGCCAAGCAGAAGCTGATGAACAGCTTCGGGTTGGACCTGAACAGCAACGTGTTCtcggaggagagcggagaggaagCCGAGGCGCAGCGCGGGGGCGCGGAGCCCGCAGCTCGAGAAGAACCCCCAGTCGAACCCCGGCGCTGTTCAGCAGTGGACCACGAGGAGCCGGATCCGTACGCCGACCCTCACAGACACGGCGCAG GGTTTGGAGGCAAAGCGGAGCACCAGAGCTTTGATATCAGACCCATGCAGGATTCATTGCATGCAAAGTTTTGCAACCCCTGGGCTGCTCTGATCGGG gcATTGAGCTCTGTATTGATTATGTTTATAATCCAGTGGGTTTATGCTTTGGCAAACATAGTCTTCgccctgctgctcttcttctaCATCGGGAGAACGAGTCCTGGACTGCCCACAG GTATTGCGGCGCGATTCAGCTTTTTCACATGGCTCAGAACCACACTAAACAGCATATTCAG GAAGAAAGGATGTCCTCGCGATGAGATCGTTGtcactccctctctgtctggctTCGGGCTTAAAACCAAGCAGCTCACCGAGGAAAACGCTGACTTTGCTTCTCGGCACCGCTATCACCAATCCTCATTCATCAGGGTCAACAAGATGGTGCAGCcgccactgactgactga
- the slc12a8 gene encoding solute carrier family 12 member 8 isoform X2: MINIFGVVLFLRTGYLVGNTGVLLGMLLVSLVVLVALVTVMSGIGVCEHCGVGSGGIYSMISIVLGGRLGGTVGLLYVFGQCVAGAMYLTGFSESVAELLGLQSQWAVRGMSAAVLLALLGINLAGVKWIVRLQLLLLAVLAVSTLDFVIGTFAHLDPENGFVGYSAALLRSNTMPDYTPGENFFTVFGVFFPAATGVMAGFNMSSDLQRPEHNIPVGTLAAVFTSWFLYLVFVFLLGAICTREALRYDFLIAEKVSLVGFLFLLGLYISSLASCMGGLYGAPRILQCIAQERVIPALAFLGRGKGPNKTPVAAIFLTSLLTMAFIFIGQVNVLAPIVTINFMLTYSFIDYSFFSVAMTFQLQAKEKRETLVQAETNRRGSARQSSTPLIEDNLLRYGSEGESPRGKGTLLEFTRDMDQIFPAVADVDAGAENASPTQGLSGQREGGKTSGTAKQKLMNSFGLDLNSNVFSEESGEEAEAQRGGAEPAAREEPPVEPRRCSAVDHEEPDPYADPHRHGAGFGGKAEHQSFDIRPMQDSLHAKFCNPWAALIGALSSVLIMFIIQWVYALANIVFALLLFFYIGRTSPGLPTGIAARFSFFTWLRTTLNSIFRKKGCPRDEIVVTPSLSGFGLKTKQLTEENADFASRHRYHQSSFIRVNKMVQPPLTD; the protein is encoded by the exons ATGATCAACATCTTTGGTGTGGTGCTGTTCTTACGCACCGGCTACCTGGTG GGGAACACCGGCGTGCTGCTCGGGATGCTGCTCGTCTCCTTGGTCGTGCTAGTGGCTTTAGTGACGGTGATGTCGGGGATTGGGGTGTGCGAGCACTGCGGCGTCGGGAGTGGAGGAATCTACTCCATGATCTCCATCGTCCTGGGCGGCAGGCTCGGGGGCACAGTGGGCCTGCTCTATGTGTTCGGACAG TGCGTAGCCGGGGCCATGTACCTCACGGGATTCTCCGAGTCGGTGGCCGAGCTGCTCGGCCTGCAGAGCCAGTGGGCGGTGCGGGGCATGTCGGCTGCGGTGCTGCTGGCCCTGCTTGGAATCAACCTGGCAGGCGTGAAGTGGATCGTCcgactccagctgctgctgctggctgtgcTGGCTGTCTCCACACTGGACTTTGTCATCGGCACCTTCGCACACCTCGATCCAG AAAATGGTTTCGTCGGTTATTCAGCCGCGCTGCTGCGCAGCAACACGATGCCAGACTACACCCCGGGGGAGAACTTCTTCACCGTCTTTGGGGTCTTCTTCCCTGCTGCTACAG ggGTTATGGCAGGCTTCAACATGAGCTCAGACCTTCAGCGGCCCGAACACAACATCCCCGTGGGAACGCTGGCAGCTGTCTTCACCTC gtggTTCCTGTATCtggtctttgtcttcctcctgGGCGCCATCTGCACCAGAGAAGCTCTGCGCTATGACTTCTTGATAGCAGAAAAG gTCTCCTTGGTGggcttcctctttctgctggGCCTCTACATCTCCTCCCTGGCTTCCTGCATGGGCGGCCTGTACGGGGCACCCAGGATCCTCCAGTGCATCGCCCAAGAGAGGGTCATCCCCGCGCTGGCCTTCCTGGGAAGAGGG AAAGGCCCAAACAAGACTCCTGTGGCGGCCATCTTTCTGACCAGCCTGCTCACCATGGCCTTCATCTTCATCGGTCAGGTCAACGTGCTGGCCCCCATCGTCACCATAAACTTCATGCTCACCTACAGTTTCATCGACTACTCCTTCTTCAGCGTGGCCATGACCTTCCAGCTGCAGGCCAAAGAGAAGCGGGAAACCCTCGTCCAGGCCGAAACGAACCGCCGCGGGTCGGCCAGGCAGAGCTCGACGCCTCTCATCGAGGACAATCTTCTTCGCTATGGGAGCGAAGGCGAGAGTCCGCGGGGTAAAGGCACGCTGTTGGAGTTCACCAGGGACATGGACCAGATCTTTCCCGCCGTGGCAGATGTGGACGCCGGGGCTGAGAATGCCTCCCCCACGCAAGGGCTGAGCGGTCAACGTGAGGGCGGCAAGACCAGCGGCACCGCCAAGCAGAAGCTGATGAACAGCTTCGGGTTGGACCTGAACAGCAACGTGTTCtcggaggagagcggagaggaagCCGAGGCGCAGCGCGGGGGCGCGGAGCCCGCAGCTCGAGAAGAACCCCCAGTCGAACCCCGGCGCTGTTCAGCAGTGGACCACGAGGAGCCGGATCCGTACGCCGACCCTCACAGACACGGCGCAG GGTTTGGAGGCAAAGCGGAGCACCAGAGCTTTGATATCAGACCCATGCAGGATTCATTGCATGCAAAGTTTTGCAACCCCTGGGCTGCTCTGATCGGG gcATTGAGCTCTGTATTGATTATGTTTATAATCCAGTGGGTTTATGCTTTGGCAAACATAGTCTTCgccctgctgctcttcttctaCATCGGGAGAACGAGTCCTGGACTGCCCACAG GTATTGCGGCGCGATTCAGCTTTTTCACATGGCTCAGAACCACACTAAACAGCATATTCAG GAAGAAAGGATGTCCTCGCGATGAGATCGTTGtcactccctctctgtctggctTCGGGCTTAAAACCAAGCAGCTCACCGAGGAAAACGCTGACTTTGCTTCTCGGCACCGCTATCACCAATCCTCATTCATCAGGGTCAACAAGATGGTGCAGCcgccactgactgactga